From a single Nostoc edaphicum CCNP1411 genomic region:
- a CDS encoding response regulator has product MIHHQALRPIEVLLVEDSPSDANLTIKGFLNAQIPNNLHWVEDGESAINFLREQEEFTNVPRPDLILLDLNLPGMDGREVLTEIKSDPNLKCIPVVIITTSSDEQDILRSYNLSANCYVIKPIDIYQFIQVLQLIKDFWLTAATLPRK; this is encoded by the coding sequence ATGATTCATCATCAGGCATTGCGACCCATTGAAGTTTTGCTAGTTGAAGACTCTCCTAGTGATGCTAACCTAACCATCAAAGGCTTTTTAAATGCTCAAATCCCTAATAACTTGCATTGGGTTGAGGATGGTGAAAGTGCGATCAACTTCTTACGAGAGCAAGAAGAATTTACTAATGTTCCCCGTCCCGACTTAATCCTACTCGATCTAAATCTTCCCGGAATGGATGGGCGCGAAGTGCTAACAGAAATCAAATCAGACCCAAATCTTAAATGTATTCCTGTTGTCATAATTACTACTTCATCTGATGAGCAGGATATTCTACGCTCCTATAATCTTAGTGCTAATTGCTATGTAATAAAACCTATTGATATTTACCAATTCATTCAGGTTTTACAGTTGATCAAAGATTTCTGGCTGACAGCAGCAACATTACCACGAAAATAA
- a CDS encoding hybrid sensor histidine kinase/response regulator, with translation MEKLTIHILLVEDSASDAHLLRRIFLHADQEQWQMLHVERLSEAIDVSRENSASTLESSRMMSRRQRRFDLVLLDLSLPDSIGLDTLKEFRAAVPDIPVVVLTGLDDEDLALQALAEGAQDYLVKDQMTIQRLVRAIRYAIERSEILNQLRESEERTRQALAKEQELNELKSNFVAMVSHEFRTPMTTIRTAVDIIEYNSDKLTDGRKTKYFDRIQNAINQMLHLLDEILFLSKTEAAKLEYKPTLLNLENFCNELTDILQVNAGSQHSIIFTFQGESTQAKMDEDLLNCILTNLISNAIKYSPPNSTIWFDLICKDRLATFQVKDQGMGIPVKDQSHLFQTFYRASNVGVIQGTGLGLTIVKKCVELHGGHIQLESEQGIGTTVIVTLPLQ, from the coding sequence ATGGAAAAGCTCACAATTCACATTCTATTAGTAGAAGATAGTGCCAGTGATGCTCATCTGCTACGCCGGATATTTTTACATGCAGATCAAGAACAATGGCAGATGTTACATGTTGAACGCCTATCTGAGGCAATAGATGTTAGCAGGGAAAACTCCGCGTCCACCCTTGAGAGTTCTCGGATGATGAGTCGAAGACAACGCAGATTCGACCTAGTTTTGTTAGACCTCAGCCTTCCAGACTCTATTGGACTGGACACATTGAAAGAATTTCGGGCAGCAGTACCAGATATCCCAGTTGTGGTGTTAACAGGCCTTGATGATGAAGATTTAGCACTGCAAGCATTAGCAGAAGGCGCACAAGACTATTTAGTTAAAGATCAAATGACTATACAAAGGTTAGTGCGTGCCATTCGCTATGCCATTGAAAGAAGCGAAATTCTCAACCAACTACGGGAGAGTGAAGAACGCACCCGTCAAGCGCTGGCAAAAGAACAGGAACTCAATGAGTTAAAGTCGAACTTTGTAGCAATGGTTTCCCACGAGTTTCGCACCCCTATGACTACAATTCGGACGGCTGTGGATATCATTGAATACAACAGTGATAAACTAACTGATGGTCGAAAAACTAAATATTTTGATCGAATACAAAATGCTATCAACCAGATGCTCCATCTCTTGGATGAGATATTATTCTTGAGTAAAACAGAAGCAGCCAAACTCGAATACAAACCTACACTTTTAAATTTAGAAAATTTCTGTAACGAACTCACAGATATTCTTCAAGTTAATGCAGGTAGTCAGCACAGTATTATCTTTACTTTTCAAGGGGAATCGACCCAAGCCAAAATGGATGAAGACTTACTAAACTGTATCTTAACCAATTTGATTTCTAATGCCATCAAATATTCCCCTCCGAATAGCACTATTTGGTTTGATTTGATTTGCAAAGATCGCCTCGCAACTTTCCAGGTCAAAGATCAGGGGATGGGCATTCCTGTCAAAGACCAAAGCCATCTATTTCAAACTTTCTATCGCGCTAGTAATGTAGGCGTAATTCAAGGAACAGGATTAGGACTCACTATAGTGAAAAAATGTGTGGAGTTACATGGTGGTCATATTCAATTAGAAAGTGAGCAGGGTATTGGTACAACAGTAATTGTGACTCTGCCACTACAATGA
- a CDS encoding DUF4079 domain-containing protein, which translates to MQLTDFLGLVHPAIAIIFVFPLIGTVVNFAWQTRQRRLQTLAGSKSKIPPVVGTEHKQLGEWLTSAVVGLTLIGLSYPIGKNIIKNQLWNQTPFQVVFILLIFAATIASLVFLFRAKQRVWRAVFATLTGTGLVIIGCQDGVYRRTNEWYWSHYYIGITAALLMIFSLAIVQDIYQDKSNRWRIVHTILNCIALLLFIGQGMTGTRDLLEIPLSWQETYIYQCDFANKTCPTPNPQVAK; encoded by the coding sequence ATGCAATTAACAGATTTTCTTGGTCTTGTACATCCAGCGATCGCAATCATATTCGTGTTTCCACTCATCGGTACAGTGGTTAACTTTGCTTGGCAAACACGCCAACGGAGACTGCAAACTCTAGCCGGGAGTAAGAGCAAAATTCCACCAGTGGTGGGTACAGAACATAAGCAGTTAGGCGAATGGCTAACAAGTGCAGTTGTTGGATTAACTTTAATCGGATTAAGCTATCCTATTGGCAAAAATATTATCAAAAATCAATTGTGGAATCAGACACCTTTTCAAGTTGTTTTTATACTGTTAATATTTGCTGCAACCATCGCCTCTTTAGTATTCCTGTTTCGGGCAAAGCAGCGGGTGTGGCGGGCAGTTTTTGCAACTTTAACTGGTACAGGTTTAGTAATTATAGGCTGCCAGGATGGAGTATATCGTCGCACGAATGAGTGGTACTGGTCACATTATTATATTGGTATTACCGCAGCACTGCTGATGATTTTTTCATTAGCGATTGTTCAAGATATTTATCAAGATAAATCCAATCGCTGGCGTATCGTCCATACAATTTTAAACTGTATTGCTTTGTTGCTATTTATTGGACAAGGTATGACAGGGACACGAGACTTATTAGAAATTCCCTTGAGTTGGCAAGAAACCTACATTTATCAATGTGATTTTGCTAATAAAACTTGTCCAACGCCAAATCCCCAAGTAGCAAAATAG